The following are encoded together in the Capsulimonas corticalis genome:
- a CDS encoding thiamine diphosphokinase: MTNERATILANGPFVDDGRLRARIAEGGGPLIGVDGGAWRLYELGFTPRWVTGDYDSVTPAQRETLEAAGARFVETPDQYRVDLDKALAFAIDEAGARDIAVFGAGGGRLDHTVAALAAAVAHGQRASIQLIDAHGAARPVYGELTLTGSDLIGRVVSLIALGTVEDVWFDGVRWPLTGQSVGPYGRDATSNEIVSDTICVRAGAGDLLIYLHHGAPERSA; the protein is encoded by the coding sequence GTGACTAACGAACGCGCCACTATCCTCGCCAACGGCCCCTTTGTGGACGACGGCCGCCTTCGCGCGCGCATCGCGGAAGGCGGCGGACCGCTGATCGGCGTGGACGGCGGCGCGTGGCGCTTGTACGAATTGGGATTCACGCCGCGCTGGGTAACCGGTGATTATGATTCGGTGACGCCCGCGCAGCGGGAAACGCTGGAGGCGGCCGGCGCGCGGTTCGTGGAGACGCCGGATCAGTACCGGGTGGACCTGGACAAGGCGCTCGCCTTTGCGATCGACGAAGCCGGCGCGCGGGATATCGCGGTCTTCGGCGCTGGCGGAGGCCGTCTGGACCATACCGTGGCGGCGCTGGCGGCGGCGGTCGCGCATGGGCAGAGGGCGTCGATCCAGCTGATCGACGCCCACGGCGCCGCACGGCCGGTTTATGGGGAATTGACGCTGACGGGGAGTGATTTGATAGGGCGCGTGGTCTCTTTGATCGCGCTGGGAACCGTCGAAGATGTCTGGTTCGACGGCGTCCGCTGGCCGTTGACGGGACAATCGGTCGGCCCCTATGGGAGGGATGCGACATCGAATGAGATTGTGTCGGACACGATTTGTGTCCGCGCGGGGGCGGGGGATTTGTTGATTTATCTGCATCACGGCGCGCCGGAGCGCTCGGCATGA
- a CDS encoding sodium:solute symporter family protein, whose translation MTNPVRFAPLDYALIAIYFAFLVVIGVFTARRKVTGESSEDFMLAGRSLTLPAFVASLVATWYGGILGVGQFAYESGVATWTVFGLPYYLFAVIYAFFLAGKVRGVARLTIPDTLQSAHSRPVALLGSLFLFCLVTPAPYTLMLGTMLHDMFGWPLLLALILGTILSVAFVVTGGFNTDVRTNIFQFLLMFTSFAMILGFAVVKHGGVGAMFAQLPPTLRQPSGGLAWPLIVVWYFIAMWTLVDPGFHQRCSAASSPRTARNGILISVLCWALFDFMTITTGLYARVLLPHLSNTVEAYPALSQLILPAGAKGYFWVGMLATVMSTVISYTLIAAITVGRDIVWRFAPQRTGESDVFWTRIGVVVSSALAILAAYKLPTVVGLWYTIGTAFIPGLLLPLLTAYSPRVRVAPPYTFVAMLLGVALPIVWMVLGYKAGGMDEDHYPWRIEPIYLGLGASTLVWAAGRIAGGRVKSAAPAAV comes from the coding sequence ATGACCAATCCCGTGCGCTTCGCGCCGCTCGATTACGCGCTGATCGCGATCTACTTTGCCTTTCTCGTGGTGATTGGGGTCTTTACGGCGCGCCGTAAGGTGACGGGGGAGAGCAGCGAGGATTTCATGCTCGCCGGGCGCAGCCTGACCCTGCCGGCCTTCGTCGCCTCGCTTGTCGCGACCTGGTACGGCGGCATTTTGGGGGTGGGGCAGTTCGCCTACGAATCCGGCGTCGCCACCTGGACGGTCTTTGGACTGCCTTACTATCTCTTTGCCGTCATTTACGCCTTTTTTCTCGCCGGCAAAGTGCGCGGCGTGGCGCGCCTGACCATTCCCGACACGCTGCAATCGGCGCACAGCCGCCCGGTCGCGCTGCTCGGATCGCTGTTTCTCTTTTGCCTCGTGACGCCCGCTCCCTACACATTGATGCTCGGGACGATGCTGCATGATATGTTCGGCTGGCCGCTGCTGCTCGCGCTCATACTCGGGACGATCCTTTCCGTCGCCTTCGTCGTGACGGGCGGCTTCAACACCGACGTCCGCACCAATATCTTCCAGTTTCTGCTGATGTTCACGTCGTTCGCCATGATCCTCGGCTTTGCGGTCGTGAAGCATGGCGGCGTCGGCGCGATGTTCGCCCAGCTTCCTCCCACCCTGCGCCAGCCGAGCGGCGGTCTTGCTTGGCCCCTGATCGTCGTCTGGTACTTCATCGCGATGTGGACATTGGTCGATCCCGGTTTCCATCAGCGCTGCTCGGCGGCGTCCAGCCCGCGCACGGCGCGCAACGGGATCTTGATCTCGGTGCTCTGCTGGGCGCTGTTCGACTTCATGACCATCACCACCGGCCTATACGCGCGGGTGCTGCTGCCCCATCTGAGCAACACCGTGGAAGCGTACCCCGCGCTGTCCCAACTGATCCTTCCGGCCGGAGCCAAGGGCTACTTCTGGGTGGGGATGCTGGCGACCGTCATGAGCACGGTGATCTCCTACACGCTGATCGCGGCGATCACCGTCGGCCGGGATATCGTCTGGCGCTTCGCGCCCCAGCGGACCGGGGAGAGCGATGTGTTCTGGACCCGTATCGGCGTCGTGGTCTCCTCGGCGCTCGCCATTCTTGCCGCGTACAAGCTTCCGACTGTGGTCGGCCTCTGGTACACCATCGGCACGGCGTTTATCCCTGGACTGCTCCTGCCGCTGCTCACGGCCTACAGCCCCCGCGTGCGCGTGGCGCCGCCGTACACATTCGTCGCGATGCTGCTCGGCGTGGCGCTCCCGATCGTCTGGATGGTCCTCGGGTACAAGGCGGGCGGCATGGATGAAGACCACTATCCCTGGCGTATCGAGCCGATCTACCTGGGCCTGGGCGCATCCACGCTCGTCTGGGCGGCGGGGCGCATCGCGGGCGGCCGCGTGAAGTCCGCCGCTCCGGCTGCGGTATAA
- a CDS encoding MOSC domain-containing protein encodes MPYLAGIVLYPIKALDPIRVSQARIVGSGALEHDRELAIVDAEGRLVNGKRNLLIHNLCTGVNWDEGVVYLDTRQGDRAAQFHLDRERDALEAWLSDYFSQPVTLRRNAEGGFPDDPKNPGPTIIGRSSIEQVASWYDGVTYDETKKRFRANLEIGDAEPFWEDRLFGPVDENMTFSIGDVQFEGTNPCQRCIVPTRDTKTGASTDQFAEIFRARREESLPEWATRERFNHFYRLSVNTRLAPTELGKMLRVGDEVRLSVGTPEE; translated from the coding sequence ATGCCGTATCTCGCCGGAATCGTTCTGTATCCCATCAAAGCCCTCGATCCGATCCGCGTTTCCCAGGCGCGAATTGTCGGCAGCGGCGCGCTGGAGCATGACCGCGAGCTGGCGATTGTCGACGCCGAGGGGCGGCTGGTGAACGGCAAGCGCAACCTACTCATCCATAACCTCTGCACGGGCGTCAATTGGGATGAAGGCGTGGTCTATCTGGACACCCGCCAGGGCGACCGGGCCGCGCAGTTCCATCTGGACCGCGAGCGCGACGCGCTGGAGGCGTGGCTCAGCGATTACTTCTCCCAGCCCGTGACGCTTCGCCGCAACGCCGAAGGCGGCTTTCCCGACGATCCCAAGAACCCCGGCCCCACGATTATCGGACGCTCCAGCATCGAGCAAGTCGCCTCCTGGTACGACGGCGTTACATACGATGAGACGAAGAAGCGCTTTCGGGCCAACCTGGAAATCGGCGACGCCGAGCCGTTCTGGGAGGACCGCTTGTTCGGCCCTGTCGACGAAAACATGACGTTCTCCATCGGCGATGTCCAGTTCGAGGGGACTAACCCTTGCCAGCGGTGCATCGTGCCCACACGCGACACCAAGACGGGCGCATCGACGGATCAATTCGCCGAGATTTTCCGCGCGCGCCGGGAGGAGTCGCTGCCGGAATGGGCGACCCGCGAACGTTTTAACCATTTTTACCGATTGTCCGTGAATACCCGTTTGGCTCCCACGGAGTTGGGTAAGATGCTCCGGGTAGGAGACGAAGTCCGATTGTCCGTGGGAACTCCCGAAGAATAA
- a CDS encoding SDR family NAD(P)-dependent oxidoreductase, with product MDLGLKGKIALVTGSTAGIGLATAQGLANEGASVVVNGRTQERVDQAVAKIKEVSPGADVTGIAADLSTAEGVSALVEKLPRVDVLVNNMGIFEPKAFEEITDDDWLNIFQANVMSGVRLTRHYLPGLRERNWGRVLFVSSESAVQIPAEMIHYGVTKTAQVAVARGIAETLVGTGVTVNSVLVGPTNSEGVGTFVSQMAKKEGVDEATMEKQFFETARPSSLIKRFETTEEVANMIVYLSSEQASATTGSAIRVDGGVTRAIL from the coding sequence ATGGATTTAGGATTGAAGGGCAAAATCGCTCTGGTGACGGGATCCACGGCGGGCATCGGTCTGGCGACGGCGCAAGGATTGGCGAACGAGGGCGCGTCGGTCGTCGTGAACGGCCGGACTCAGGAGCGCGTGGATCAGGCGGTCGCGAAGATCAAAGAAGTGTCGCCGGGCGCGGACGTCACGGGGATCGCCGCCGATCTGAGTACGGCCGAAGGCGTCTCCGCTCTCGTCGAGAAACTGCCGCGTGTGGACGTGCTTGTCAATAACATGGGTATCTTCGAGCCGAAGGCGTTTGAAGAGATCACCGATGACGACTGGCTGAATATTTTCCAGGCGAACGTGATGAGCGGCGTCCGCCTGACCCGCCACTATCTGCCCGGTCTGCGCGAGCGCAACTGGGGCCGCGTGCTGTTCGTCTCCAGTGAATCGGCGGTGCAGATCCCGGCGGAGATGATCCACTACGGCGTCACCAAAACCGCCCAGGTCGCCGTCGCGCGCGGCATCGCCGAAACACTCGTCGGCACAGGCGTCACCGTCAACAGCGTCCTCGTCGGCCCAACGAACTCCGAAGGCGTCGGCACGTTCGTTTCCCAGATGGCGAAAAAAGAGGGCGTGGACGAGGCGACAATGGAGAAGCAATTCTTCGAGACAGCCCGTCCCTCCTCGCTGATCAAGCGCTTCGAGACAACCGAGGAAGTCGCGAACATGATCGTCTACCTCAGCAGCGAACAAGCCTCCGCCACCACCGGCTCCGCAATCCGCGTCGACGGCGGCGTCACCCGCGCGATTCTTTAA
- a CDS encoding ankyrin repeat domain-containing protein, giving the protein MLLIAVCLSFPVAFRAVAQTSHGAHRNLDRAFRNSDWDIARLKRLLAQGANVDAKDDAGQTRLDSAVRLGRTREVQFLLDAGADANHASYEGAPLAAAVDNLSQLANLPCQPHSTLIALFIQPPLADPKERAKISQEFLQKRARQLAVAAQPKIGDYLRIIRLLLSHHANPNVAALGSGRVLGAAVSSGSLDCVQVLIHYGSRVNAGDDRQITPLMCCGGKYATEIAALLITRGAVVNTHDRDGETPFSCAVKTRDAALVRLLLRHGANPSTHTLDGTTPLSYAIETKNNEAAVLIRAALKSPRPH; this is encoded by the coding sequence ATGCTGCTGATAGCGGTTTGCCTCTCTTTCCCTGTTGCGTTCCGCGCCGTCGCACAGACGTCACATGGCGCACATCGTAATCTCGATCGCGCATTCCGTAATTCTGACTGGGATATAGCACGTCTGAAAAGGCTTCTCGCTCAGGGCGCGAATGTCGACGCCAAGGATGACGCTGGGCAGACGCGTCTGGACAGCGCAGTACGATTAGGACGAACTCGCGAAGTGCAATTCCTGCTCGACGCGGGAGCCGACGCCAATCATGCAAGTTACGAAGGAGCGCCGCTTGCGGCCGCTGTGGATAATCTATCCCAGCTTGCAAATCTTCCCTGTCAGCCCCATAGCACCCTCATCGCATTGTTTATCCAGCCGCCCCTCGCCGATCCGAAAGAGCGGGCAAAGATCTCGCAAGAGTTTTTGCAAAAGCGTGCGCGGCAACTTGCAGTGGCCGCGCAGCCCAAAATAGGCGACTATCTTCGGATCATACGCCTCCTGCTGTCACATCACGCCAACCCTAATGTCGCCGCTCTCGGGAGCGGACGCGTTTTAGGAGCTGCTGTGTCCTCAGGCAGTTTGGATTGCGTCCAAGTGCTGATTCACTATGGCTCCCGCGTAAATGCTGGGGATGATAGGCAAATCACGCCGCTGATGTGCTGCGGAGGCAAATATGCGACAGAGATCGCTGCTTTACTAATAACACGCGGCGCAGTGGTCAACACCCACGACCGGGATGGAGAGACACCGTTCTCTTGCGCTGTAAAGACGCGAGACGCAGCCCTCGTGCGCCTGCTTTTGCGCCATGGCGCAAACCCAAGTACACATACTCTGGATGGGACTACTCCACTTTCCTATGCCATTGAGACAAAGAACAATGAAGCCGCAGTCTTGATCCGCGCCGCACTCAAGTCGCCACGCCCCCATTAG
- a CDS encoding Clp protease N-terminal domain-containing protein, producing the protein MWSRFTEAAKRAIYDAQQTACGGGQHLITPDHLMTALIGGSQSIAFKISERCGAPPEKILAHVSQMPSVAEPPTKTMRLTRESKASIDRAYDAARRLNHEWIGPEHLLAGILQHAEKRKDFRFRDAGLTHARVMEDISHRRGAWPPPPSPSTIAGHSAPPASGNAAAGIALILSVGAAAIHLFHTQKSPAPYPLLHITCLIAIWCGWQARKSKMSQIALLAIFTAAIHEAILCAIALMSH; encoded by the coding sequence ATGTGGAGTAGATTTACGGAAGCCGCGAAGCGCGCCATTTATGACGCGCAGCAGACGGCATGCGGCGGCGGGCAACACCTTATAACGCCAGATCACCTCATGACTGCTCTGATTGGCGGCTCACAAAGTATTGCCTTTAAAATTTCGGAGCGCTGCGGCGCGCCGCCGGAAAAGATCCTTGCGCACGTCTCCCAAATGCCGTCAGTCGCGGAACCACCGACGAAAACAATGCGTCTCACCCGGGAATCCAAGGCGTCGATTGATAGGGCCTATGATGCTGCGCGACGACTCAACCACGAATGGATCGGACCGGAACATCTCCTTGCAGGAATTCTTCAACACGCGGAGAAGCGAAAAGATTTTCGTTTTCGTGACGCCGGTCTAACTCACGCCAGAGTGATGGAGGATATTTCTCATCGACGAGGCGCATGGCCTCCACCGCCTTCTCCGTCCACTATCGCCGGGCATTCTGCCCCGCCAGCGTCCGGAAATGCAGCGGCGGGGATCGCACTGATACTGTCCGTGGGAGCCGCCGCAATTCACCTCTTTCACACTCAGAAATCGCCTGCGCCCTACCCTCTGCTCCACATCACCTGCTTGATAGCCATCTGGTGTGGCTGGCAGGCGCGCAAGTCTAAAATGAGTCAGATCGCACTACTGGCGATCTTCACCGCCGCAATCCATGAAGCAATACTCTGCGCAATTGCCCTCATGTCTCACTAA
- a CDS encoding DUF72 domain-containing protein: MIDTMLYLGCPIWNSKSWLGNFVPASAAREPLAAYSQRLPMVEGNTTFYGMPTREIVARWRDETPPGFRFCLKFPRVISHDKALMNCEADTEQWIDRLRLLEDRAGPSFLQLSREFGPDRLPVLRRFLEALPADIRFAVEPRHPAWFASRNEAMLNDMLAGMDIARVLYDVRPLNMADPADPEVRQAQQKKPQVPVRMDRVGSYVQVRFISYPDVPTNDQWLAEWVPRVAEWLADGADVFFCMHSIYDVEMPVLCRRFHDQLIAAGVPLEPMPEWEEEVDITQLSLF, encoded by the coding sequence ATGATTGATACTATGTTGTACCTCGGATGCCCCATTTGGAACTCGAAAAGCTGGCTGGGAAATTTCGTGCCGGCGTCGGCGGCGCGCGAGCCGCTGGCCGCGTACAGTCAGCGTCTGCCGATGGTGGAAGGCAATACGACCTTCTACGGCATGCCGACGCGCGAGATCGTCGCCCGCTGGCGCGATGAGACGCCGCCGGGATTTCGCTTTTGCCTAAAGTTTCCCCGCGTGATCAGCCACGACAAAGCGCTGATGAACTGCGAAGCGGACACGGAGCAGTGGATCGACCGGCTGCGCCTGCTGGAAGACCGCGCCGGTCCAAGCTTTTTGCAGCTTTCGCGTGAGTTCGGCCCCGACCGACTGCCCGTCCTGCGCCGGTTTCTGGAGGCGCTGCCGGCGGACATACGCTTCGCGGTCGAGCCGCGCCACCCCGCCTGGTTCGCCTCGCGCAACGAAGCCATGCTCAACGATATGCTAGCCGGGATGGACATCGCCCGCGTCCTCTACGATGTCCGCCCGCTCAACATGGCCGATCCCGCCGATCCGGAAGTCCGCCAGGCCCAGCAGAAGAAGCCGCAAGTCCCCGTGCGCATGGACCGAGTCGGCTCCTACGTGCAGGTGCGTTTCATCTCCTATCCGGATGTCCCGACCAACGATCAATGGCTTGCCGAATGGGTCCCCCGCGTCGCCGAATGGCTTGCCGACGGCGCCGATGTCTTCTTCTGCATGCACAGCATCTACGACGTCGAAATGCCCGTTCTCTGCCGCCGCTTCCACGATCAGCTCATCGCCGCCGGCGTCCCGCTGGAGCCGATGCCCGAGTGGGAGGAAGAGGTGGATATAACACAATTGAGCTTGTTCTGA
- a CDS encoding aldo/keto reductase translates to MSSTQTLANAAASGTFTLGGDLTVNRLGFGAMRITGEGIWGEPKNPDEAKAVLRRAVELGVNFIDTADSYGPEVSERIIAEALYPYADGLVIATKGGLTRQGPNIWTPVGRAEYLKQCVELSLRRLKVDTIDLYQLHRIDPKVPVDESLGALKELQEAGKIRHIGLSEVSIEELEHAKTIVDIVSVQNLYNLANRQSEALLDYSAKNNIGFIPWFPVAGGDLVKPGGLLDTYSKQHGATVAQLALAWLLKRSPAMLPIPGTSSVAHLEENIGSVSVELSDEEFQALSDLAK, encoded by the coding sequence ATGAGCAGCACACAAACGCTGGCGAACGCGGCGGCGTCCGGGACATTTACCCTGGGCGGCGATCTGACGGTCAATCGGCTTGGCTTCGGCGCCATGCGCATTACGGGCGAGGGAATTTGGGGAGAGCCAAAGAATCCGGATGAGGCGAAGGCAGTCCTGCGCCGGGCCGTGGAGCTGGGCGTCAACTTCATCGACACCGCCGATTCGTACGGACCGGAGGTCTCGGAGCGGATCATCGCCGAGGCGCTGTATCCGTACGCCGACGGCCTTGTCATCGCCACCAAGGGCGGCCTCACGCGGCAGGGTCCGAATATCTGGACTCCCGTCGGCCGCGCCGAGTATCTCAAGCAGTGCGTCGAACTGAGCCTGCGCCGCCTGAAAGTCGATACGATCGACCTCTACCAGCTGCACCGAATCGATCCTAAGGTTCCCGTCGACGAGTCGCTGGGCGCGCTCAAGGAGCTTCAGGAGGCCGGCAAGATTCGGCACATCGGCCTGAGCGAAGTTTCCATCGAGGAGCTGGAACATGCGAAGACGATCGTGGATATCGTCTCCGTGCAGAACCTCTATAACCTGGCGAACCGCCAGTCCGAGGCGCTGCTGGACTACAGCGCGAAGAACAACATCGGCTTCATTCCGTGGTTCCCAGTCGCCGGCGGCGATCTGGTCAAGCCCGGCGGCCTGCTCGATACCTACTCCAAGCAGCACGGCGCCACCGTCGCCCAGCTCGCGCTCGCGTGGCTGCTGAAACGCTCGCCCGCGATGCTGCCGATCCCCGGCACATCGAGCGTGGCGCACCTGGAAGAGAACATCGGGTCGGTCTCGGTGGAGCTTTCGGACGAAGAGTTCCAGGCGCTGTCCGATCTGGCGAAGTAA
- a CDS encoding MmcQ/YjbR family DNA-binding protein — MDWKTLQEYLSSRPHAVEQYPFRPETAVHKVGGKIFAITYWEASPLTIALKCDPDQAIALRHEFAAIRPGYHLNKRHWNTVILDGTVPTDFVYDLIEHSYELVYKSLTKAIRESLSNTP; from the coding sequence ATGGATTGGAAGACTTTGCAGGAGTATCTTTCCTCGCGGCCGCACGCGGTCGAGCAGTATCCCTTCAGGCCCGAAACCGCCGTCCACAAAGTCGGCGGCAAGATCTTCGCGATCACATACTGGGAGGCTTCTCCGCTCACCATCGCGCTCAAATGCGATCCCGATCAAGCGATCGCTCTGCGTCATGAGTTCGCGGCGATCCGCCCCGGTTATCATCTGAACAAACGCCACTGGAACACGGTCATTCTCGACGGAACAGTCCCCACCGATTTCGTCTACGACCTGATCGAGCATTCCTACGAACTCGTGTATAAGTCGCTGACGAAGGCGATTCGAGAGTCGCTGTCGAATACCCCCTAG
- a CDS encoding AraC family transcriptional regulator, giving the protein MKKEQSWDSGDPLGEALHFLRMSGTFYCRSAFTAPWGLELPPMADCLWFHVITSGQCRLEVEGAAPCLMRPGDLALVPHGAGHSLRDEAGSAAPIIYDLHRDYISDRYETLQHGGGGAATNMICGAVQFDHPAAHSLIRMLPKIVHIEASMSPEMDWIQSTLRLIAAEAQQMRPGGETIITRLSDILVIQAIRSWIDRDAAARTGWLGALQDKQIGRAISLIHRDPAREWTLASLASEVAMSRSAFAARFTELVDEPAMHYAARWRMHVGMSWLKEEGAAVNEVAGRLGYQSEAAFSRAFKRIIGIAPGAVRRGADTANVIPIAIKSR; this is encoded by the coding sequence ATGAAGAAAGAGCAAAGCTGGGATTCGGGAGATCCGCTGGGAGAGGCGCTGCATTTTCTGCGCATGAGCGGGACTTTCTACTGCCGGTCGGCGTTCACGGCGCCCTGGGGACTCGAGCTGCCGCCGATGGCCGACTGCCTCTGGTTCCACGTGATTACGTCGGGACAATGCCGGCTGGAGGTGGAGGGCGCCGCGCCCTGCCTCATGCGGCCCGGCGATCTGGCGCTCGTGCCGCACGGCGCGGGGCACAGCCTGCGGGACGAGGCCGGTTCGGCTGCGCCGATCATCTACGATCTCCACCGAGACTATATCAGCGACCGGTATGAGACGCTTCAGCATGGCGGCGGCGGGGCCGCGACGAACATGATCTGCGGCGCCGTGCAGTTCGACCATCCGGCGGCGCACAGCCTGATCCGGATGCTGCCGAAGATCGTTCACATCGAAGCGTCGATGTCGCCGGAAATGGACTGGATCCAGAGCACGCTTCGGCTGATCGCCGCCGAGGCCCAGCAGATGCGTCCCGGCGGCGAGACCATCATCACGCGCCTCTCGGATATCCTCGTCATCCAGGCGATCCGGTCGTGGATCGACCGAGACGCCGCCGCGCGGACCGGTTGGCTCGGCGCGCTGCAAGACAAGCAGATCGGCCGCGCGATCTCGCTGATCCATCGCGATCCGGCGCGGGAATGGACTCTGGCGTCGCTGGCGAGCGAGGTGGCGATGTCGCGCTCGGCCTTCGCCGCCCGTTTCACCGAGCTTGTGGATGAGCCGGCGATGCATTACGCCGCGCGCTGGCGCATGCATGTCGGCATGAGCTGGCTCAAGGAAGAGGGCGCCGCCGTGAACGAAGTCGCCGGACGGCTCGGGTATCAGTCCGAAGCGGCCTTTAGCCGGGCGTTCAAGCGCATCATCGGAATCGCGCCGGGCGCGGTCAGACGCGGCGCCGACACGGCGAATGTCATCCCCATTGCGATAAAATCACGGTAA
- a CDS encoding NmrA family NAD(P)-binding protein: MITVMGATGRTGNAIAKLLLDDGVNVRAAARSETKLAALAALGAETVAGDAGDTEFLTRAFQGADAVYTLLPHDPAEPDYHGAQRRMGEAIAAAIRSAGVRRVVFLSSVGADHPVGTGFVASLYDQEERLRQLDGVNVLNLRPGSFFENFHEMLPLIRQEGIAGDVVTPDLRIPMVATRDIAGAAAAALKARDWSGVVVRELLGPRDLSYAEAVAILGARIGKPDLAYVQFREGEMIGALTHMGCSADFARMYVELAQAINHGAVKSQEVRSSASTTPTRFEDFADELAQAYFAV, from the coding sequence ATGATTACTGTGATGGGTGCAACCGGCCGCACCGGGAACGCAATCGCCAAATTACTGCTTGACGATGGGGTGAATGTGCGCGCCGCGGCGCGCTCGGAGACCAAACTTGCCGCCCTCGCCGCGCTTGGTGCGGAGACCGTGGCGGGAGACGCCGGCGACACGGAGTTCCTGACGCGGGCTTTTCAGGGCGCGGACGCCGTGTACACACTTCTGCCGCACGATCCGGCGGAGCCCGATTATCACGGCGCCCAGCGCCGGATGGGGGAAGCGATTGCGGCGGCCATTCGAAGCGCCGGCGTGCGGCGCGTCGTCTTTTTGAGCAGTGTCGGCGCGGACCATCCGGTCGGAACGGGATTCGTCGCCAGCCTGTACGATCAGGAGGAGCGGCTGCGGCAATTGGACGGCGTGAACGTGCTGAACCTTCGGCCCGGCTCGTTCTTCGAGAACTTCCACGAGATGCTGCCGCTGATTCGGCAGGAAGGAATTGCGGGCGATGTCGTGACGCCCGATCTTCGCATTCCGATGGTGGCGACGCGCGATATCGCCGGCGCGGCGGCCGCAGCGCTGAAAGCCCGCGATTGGAGCGGCGTGGTCGTGCGCGAACTGCTTGGCCCGCGCGATCTCAGTTACGCCGAAGCGGTCGCGATCCTCGGCGCGCGCATCGGCAAGCCCGACCTCGCCTACGTGCAGTTTCGCGAAGGCGAGATGATCGGCGCACTCACGCACATGGGCTGCTCCGCCGATTTTGCGCGGATGTATGTGGAACTCGCCCAGGCGATCAATCACGGCGCGGTCAAATCTCAGGAAGTTCGTAGCTCCGCGAGCACAACGCCCACGCGCTTCGAAGACTTCGCCGACGAACTGGCGCAGGCGTATTTCGCCGTTTAG
- a CDS encoding DUF1772 domain-containing protein: MIDEKAIDDRPAAYPSDEARSESSERAAGAALGASMIAMGLISGVYYAFSCAVMPGLARADDRTFLDVMRRINDAIVNPVFMLSFFGAFVLTGTAAALQRRLGKREATPWIAAAAALYGAALAVTVAANIPLNDEIARPGSLDAVADLAGLRQRFEGSWNLWNDVRGLASVAALACLGRALVLHGRESRSAKAPGK; this comes from the coding sequence ATGATCGATGAGAAAGCCATTGACGACCGTCCGGCGGCGTATCCGTCGGACGAAGCCCGGTCGGAATCTTCGGAACGCGCCGCCGGTGCGGCGCTCGGAGCGTCCATGATCGCGATGGGGCTGATTTCCGGCGTGTACTACGCATTTTCCTGCGCGGTGATGCCGGGCCTCGCGCGGGCGGACGACCGCACGTTTCTCGATGTCATGCGACGAATTAACGACGCGATCGTCAATCCCGTGTTCATGCTGAGCTTCTTTGGCGCATTCGTGCTTACGGGAACCGCCGCCGCGCTTCAGCGCCGTCTTGGGAAGCGCGAAGCGACCCCCTGGATCGCGGCGGCCGCCGCGCTTTACGGCGCCGCCCTTGCGGTGACGGTTGCGGCGAATATTCCGCTCAACGACGAGATCGCACGGCCCGGCTCGTTAGACGCCGTCGCCGACCTGGCGGGGCTCCGGCAGCGATTTGAAGGATCCTGGAATCTCTGGAACGACGTGCGCGGGCTGGCGTCCGTGGCGGCGCTCGCGTGCCTCGGCCGGGCGCTTGTGCTCCATGGTCGTGAGAGTCGTTCCGCGAAGGCGCCTGGAAAGTAG